Proteins encoded in a region of the Streptomyces sp. NBC_00310 genome:
- the hutH gene encoding histidine ammonia-lyase, producing MDRVVLGTSGVTAADVLAVARAGARIELSHEAVAALAAAREIVDALAAKPEPVYGVSTGFGALATRHISQELRARLQRNIVRSHAAGMGPRVEREVVRALMFLRLKTVCSGRTGVRPEVAQTMADVLNAGITPVVHEYGSLGCSGDLAPLSHCALTLMGEGDAEGPDGVVRPAGELLAEHGIAPVELREKEGLALLNGTDGMLGMLVMALADLERLYTSADITAAISLEALLGTDKVLAPELHAIRPHPGQAASAANMLAVLKGSGLTGHHQDDAPRVQDAYSVRCAPQVAGAGRDTVAHARLVAERELAAAVDNPVVLADGRVESNGNFHGAPVAYVLDFLAIAVADLASIAERRTDRLLDKNRSHGLPPFLADDPGVDSGLMIAQYTQAALVSELKRLAVPASADSIPSSAMQEDHVSMGWAAARKLRTAVDNLTRVLAVELYAGTRGVELREGLVAAPATRAVVSAVREAGVEGPGPDRFLAPDLALADAFVRDGRLVAAAESVTGPLA from the coding sequence GTGGACAGGGTGGTGCTCGGGACGTCCGGGGTCACCGCGGCCGACGTCCTCGCCGTGGCGCGCGCCGGCGCCCGGATCGAGCTCTCCCACGAGGCGGTGGCCGCCCTCGCCGCGGCCCGCGAGATCGTGGACGCGCTGGCGGCCAAGCCGGAGCCCGTCTACGGGGTCTCCACCGGCTTCGGCGCCCTCGCGACCCGGCACATCAGCCAGGAGCTGCGGGCCCGGCTCCAGCGCAACATCGTCCGCTCGCACGCGGCCGGCATGGGGCCGAGGGTGGAGCGCGAGGTCGTCCGCGCGCTGATGTTCCTGCGGCTGAAGACGGTCTGCTCCGGCCGCACCGGCGTACGGCCCGAGGTCGCGCAGACCATGGCCGACGTCCTCAACGCCGGGATCACCCCCGTCGTCCACGAGTACGGCTCCCTCGGCTGCTCCGGCGACCTGGCGCCGCTGTCCCACTGTGCGCTCACGCTGATGGGCGAGGGTGACGCCGAGGGCCCGGACGGGGTCGTACGGCCCGCCGGTGAGCTGCTCGCCGAGCACGGCATCGCCCCGGTCGAGCTGCGCGAGAAGGAGGGGCTGGCCCTCCTCAACGGCACCGACGGCATGCTCGGCATGCTGGTGATGGCGCTGGCCGACCTGGAGCGGCTGTACACGTCGGCCGACATCACCGCCGCGATCTCCCTGGAGGCCCTGCTCGGCACCGACAAGGTCCTCGCGCCCGAGCTGCACGCCATCCGCCCGCATCCAGGGCAGGCGGCGTCCGCGGCCAACATGCTCGCCGTGCTGAAGGGGTCGGGGCTCACCGGGCACCACCAGGACGACGCGCCGCGCGTGCAGGACGCGTACTCGGTGCGGTGTGCTCCGCAGGTCGCCGGGGCCGGGCGCGACACCGTCGCGCACGCGCGGCTCGTCGCCGAGCGGGAGCTGGCGGCGGCGGTCGACAACCCGGTCGTCCTGGCGGACGGGCGGGTCGAGTCCAACGGCAACTTCCACGGGGCGCCGGTCGCCTACGTCCTCGACTTCCTGGCGATCGCGGTGGCGGACCTCGCGTCGATCGCGGAGCGGCGGACGGACCGGCTGCTCGACAAGAACCGGTCGCACGGACTGCCGCCGTTCCTCGCGGACGACCCCGGGGTCGACTCCGGGCTGATGATCGCGCAGTACACGCAGGCGGCACTCGTGAGTGAGCTGAAGCGGCTCGCCGTACCGGCCTCGGCCGACTCGATTCCGTCCTCCGCGATGCAGGAGGACCATGTGTCGATGGGGTGGGCGGCGGCGCGGAAGCTGCGGACCGCGGTGGACAACCTCACGCGGGTGCTGGCCGTCGAGTTGTACGCCGGTACGCGTGGCGTCGAGCTGCGGGAGGGGCTGGTGGCCGCGCCGGCCACGCGGGCGGTGGTGTCCGCTGTGCGTGAGGCCGGCGTCGAGGGGCCCGGGCCTGATCGGTTTCTCGCGCCGGATCTGGCGTTGGCCGACGCGTTCGTTCGGGACGGGCGGTTGGTGGCCGCGGCGGAGTCCGTCACCGGGCCGCTCGCCTGA
- a CDS encoding LPXTG cell wall anchor domain-containing protein produces MSVARRASSTARRSLLTATAAGTLLGALWFVPSANATQEEPAIRQQTTTTTADTDATTGDNRELADTGSPNTTPYLVGGTAMLGLGAGFVAYSIRREREAYGPLGGA; encoded by the coding sequence GTGTCCGTCGCACGTCGCGCGTCGTCCACCGCCCGCCGGTCGCTGCTGACCGCCACCGCCGCGGGCACCCTCCTGGGCGCCCTCTGGTTCGTGCCGTCGGCCAACGCGACGCAGGAAGAGCCCGCCATACGGCAGCAGACGACGACCACGACGGCCGACACGGACGCGACCACCGGCGACAACCGCGAACTCGCCGACACCGGCAGCCCCAACACCACGCCCTACCTCGTCGGCGGCACCGCGATGCTCGGTCTCGGCGCGGGTTTCGTCGCGTACTCGATCCGCCGAGAACGCGAGGCGTACGGCCCGTTGGGCGGCGCGTAG
- a CDS encoding L,D-transpeptidase, which produces MEKRVMTNSKRRRGLSVASALLGGVLVLSACSGGDGDNASGNDGGDSSQAKADEAAAKKTSEAEIKITPKDGSDNASINNSAKVTVSKGTLTEVTMTTAEGTAVDGEISADKKSWSPTVQLERSTGYKIAAAAKDSDGREAHENASFTTVSPANSFIGNFTPEDGSTVGVGMPVSINFDKAITNKSAVQKGITVSSSSGQEVVGHWFNANRLDFRPEDYWQGGSTVTLKLALDGVEGAEGVYGVQQKTVTFKIGRNQVSIVDAKTKTMKVTQDGKVVKTIPISAGSPENKTYKGVMVMSEKFKETRMNGATVGFTDDDGKGEYDIKDVPHAIRLTTSGTFIHGNYWGADSVFGNVNTSHGCVGLNDTKGANDPDTEGAWFYNNSIVGDVVDIRNTGDKTVAPDNGLNGWNLSWADWKAGSAV; this is translated from the coding sequence ATGGAGAAGCGTGTGATGACGAACAGTAAGCGGCGCAGGGGCCTGTCGGTCGCGTCCGCACTGCTCGGCGGGGTGCTGGTGCTCTCTGCGTGCAGCGGAGGCGACGGCGACAACGCGTCCGGGAACGACGGCGGGGACTCCTCGCAGGCCAAGGCCGACGAGGCGGCGGCCAAGAAGACCTCCGAGGCCGAGATCAAGATCACGCCGAAGGACGGCTCGGACAACGCCTCCATCAACAACTCGGCCAAGGTCACGGTGAGCAAGGGCACGCTCACGGAGGTGACCATGACCACGGCCGAGGGCACCGCTGTCGACGGCGAGATATCCGCCGACAAGAAGAGCTGGTCGCCCACCGTGCAGCTGGAGCGGTCCACCGGCTACAAGATCGCCGCCGCCGCCAAGGACTCCGACGGCCGCGAGGCCCACGAGAACGCCTCGTTCACCACGGTCTCGCCCGCCAACAGCTTCATCGGCAACTTCACGCCCGAGGACGGCTCCACCGTCGGCGTCGGTATGCCGGTCTCGATCAACTTCGACAAGGCGATCACCAACAAGTCCGCCGTCCAGAAGGGGATCACCGTCTCCAGCAGCTCCGGCCAGGAGGTCGTCGGGCACTGGTTCAACGCCAACCGCCTCGACTTCCGCCCCGAGGACTACTGGCAGGGCGGCTCCACCGTCACCCTGAAGCTCGCGCTCGACGGGGTCGAGGGCGCCGAGGGTGTCTACGGTGTGCAGCAGAAGACGGTGACCTTCAAGATCGGCCGCAACCAGGTCTCGATCGTCGACGCCAAGACCAAGACGATGAAGGTCACGCAGGACGGCAAGGTCGTCAAGACCATCCCGATCTCCGCCGGTTCGCCCGAGAACAAGACGTACAAGGGCGTCATGGTGATGTCGGAGAAGTTCAAGGAGACGCGCATGAACGGCGCGACCGTGGGCTTCACCGACGACGACGGCAAGGGCGAGTACGACATCAAGGACGTGCCGCACGCCATCCGCCTCACCACCTCCGGGACGTTCATCCACGGCAACTACTGGGGCGCCGACTCGGTCTTCGGCAACGTCAACACCAGCCACGGCTGTGTCGGCCTGAACGACACCAAGGGTGCCAACGACCCCGACACCGAGGGCGCCTGGTTCTACAACAACTCGATCGTCGGTGACGTCGTGGACATCCGGAACACCGGTGACAAGACCGTCGCCCCGGACAACGGCCTCAACGGCTGGAACCTGAGCTGGGCCGACTGGAAGGCCGGCTCCGCGGTCTGA